In one Haemophilus parainfluenzae genomic region, the following are encoded:
- the yqfB gene encoding N(4)-acetylcytidine aminohydrolase produces MNDITFYQRFEADILAGRKTITIRDKSESHFKAGDILRVGRFEDNQYFCTIEVLSVSPITLDELTEQHAKQENMSLAELKEVIKAIYPSEDKFVLINFKIK; encoded by the coding sequence ATGAACGATATTACCTTTTATCAACGCTTCGAAGCCGATATTCTCGCAGGGCGTAAAACCATCACGATTCGAGATAAATCCGAAAGCCATTTTAAAGCAGGTGATATCTTACGTGTTGGTCGATTTGAGGATAATCAATATTTCTGCACGATTGAAGTGTTAAGTGTATCGCCTATTACTCTTGATGAACTGACAGAACAACATGCGAAGCAGGAGAATATGAGTTTGGCGGAATTGAAAGAGGTGATTAAGGCGATTTATCCTAGTGAAGATAAGTTCGTATTAATCAATTTTAAGATAAAATAA
- the valS gene encoding valine--tRNA ligase yields the protein MTQKFEMADRFNPSAVEQALYQHWEESGYFKPSENENAPSYCIAIPPPNVTGSLHMGHAFQQTLMDTLIRFNRMEGHNTLWQAGTDHAGIATQMVVERKIAAEEGKTRHDYGREAFINKIWDWKAYSGGTISQQMRRLGNSIDWERERFTMDDGLSNAVKEVFVRLHEEGLIYRGKRLVNWDPKLHTAISDLEVENKESKGSLWHFRYPLANGAKTADGKDYLVVATTRPETMLGDTAVAVHPEDERYQSLIGKTVVLPLANREIPIIADEYVDREFGTGVVKITPAHDFNDYEVGKRHSLPMVNVLTLNADIRDEAEIIGTDGKPLAGYEATIPADYRGLERFAARKKIVADFEALGLLDEIKPHDLKVPYGDRGGVPIEPMLTDQWYVSVKPLADVAIKAVEDGEIQFVPKQYENLYFSWMRDIQDWCISRQLWWGHRIPAWYDAEGNVYVARNEEEVRSKYNLDSAVELKQDEDVLDTWFSSGLWTFSTLGWPEQTKELKMFHPTDVLITGFDIIFFWVARMIMFTMHFVKDENGKPQVPFKTVYVTGLIRDEQGQKMSKSKGNVLDPIDMIDGISLEDLLEKRTGNMMQPQLAEKIAKATRKEFAEGIAAHGTDALRFTLAALASNGRDINWDMKRLEGYRNFCNKLWNASRFVLTNEKLDLSEGEIEFSLADRWIQSEFNRTVETFRNSLSQYRFDLCANAIYEFTWNQFCDWYLELTKPVFANGNAAQIRAASQTLVHVLEKLLRLAHPLIPFITEEIWQKVKGFVGITADSIMLQPFPKVEENGFDPEAEAEIEWLKEVIVAVRNIRAESNIAPSKGLDLLFRNLSAENAKILEKQTALLKAMAKLDNVQVLATNETAPLAVAKLVGNAELLVPMAGFINKEAELARLTKEIEKYQNEVKRIENKLSNEAFVAKAPEAVIAKEREKQAEYQSGLEKIQEQYKAIEAL from the coding sequence ATGACACAAAAATTCGAAATGGCAGACCGTTTTAATCCGTCTGCGGTAGAACAAGCCCTTTATCAACATTGGGAAGAGAGCGGTTATTTTAAACCGTCTGAAAATGAAAACGCACCGAGCTATTGCATTGCGATTCCGCCACCGAATGTAACGGGTTCCCTACACATGGGGCACGCTTTCCAACAAACCTTAATGGATACCTTAATCCGTTTTAACCGTATGGAAGGGCATAACACCTTATGGCAAGCGGGGACAGACCACGCGGGTATCGCAACCCAAATGGTGGTTGAACGTAAAATTGCCGCTGAAGAAGGCAAAACACGCCATGATTATGGTCGTGAAGCGTTCATCAACAAAATCTGGGATTGGAAAGCCTATTCTGGTGGCACAATCAGCCAACAAATGCGCCGTTTAGGGAACTCTATCGACTGGGAACGTGAGCGTTTCACTATGGACGATGGTTTATCTAACGCGGTAAAAGAAGTATTTGTTCGCTTGCATGAAGAAGGCTTGATTTACCGTGGCAAACGCTTAGTAAACTGGGATCCGAAACTTCACACCGCGATTTCTGATTTAGAAGTGGAAAATAAAGAGAGCAAAGGTTCCCTTTGGCATTTCCGCTATCCGTTAGCTAACGGTGCGAAAACGGCAGATGGTAAAGATTATTTAGTGGTGGCAACCACGCGTCCAGAAACCATGTTGGGCGATACGGCTGTTGCAGTGCATCCTGAAGATGAACGTTATCAATCTTTAATCGGTAAAACTGTGGTTCTGCCATTGGCAAACCGTGAAATTCCAATTATTGCCGATGAATATGTCGATCGTGAGTTCGGTACTGGTGTGGTGAAAATTACCCCTGCGCACGACTTCAACGACTACGAAGTGGGTAAACGCCACAGTTTGCCAATGGTTAACGTATTAACCTTAAATGCGGATATTCGTGATGAAGCGGAAATTATCGGCACAGACGGCAAACCACTTGCTGGCTATGAAGCAACTATTCCAGCTGATTACCGTGGCTTAGAGCGTTTCGCTGCACGTAAGAAAATCGTGGCAGATTTTGAAGCGCTTGGTTTATTAGACGAAATCAAACCACACGATCTCAAAGTGCCTTATGGCGACCGTGGTGGTGTGCCAATCGAGCCGATGTTAACCGACCAATGGTATGTGAGCGTGAAACCGCTTGCCGATGTGGCGATTAAAGCGGTGGAAGATGGTGAAATCCAATTCGTACCGAAACAATACGAAAACCTTTACTTCTCTTGGATGCGTGATATTCAAGATTGGTGTATCTCTCGCCAACTTTGGTGGGGACACCGCATTCCTGCGTGGTATGACGCGGAAGGCAACGTGTATGTTGCACGCAACGAAGAAGAAGTGCGGTCAAAATATAACTTAGATTCTGCGGTTGAACTCAAGCAAGATGAAGACGTGTTAGACACGTGGTTCTCATCAGGCTTATGGACATTCTCAACTTTAGGTTGGCCAGAGCAAACCAAAGAGCTCAAAATGTTCCACCCAACGGATGTGTTGATTACCGGCTTCGACATCATCTTCTTCTGGGTTGCGCGTATGATTATGTTTACGATGCACTTCGTAAAAGATGAAAACGGCAAACCACAAGTGCCATTCAAAACGGTATACGTAACGGGCTTAATCCGTGATGAACAAGGTCAAAAAATGTCGAAATCGAAAGGTAACGTACTTGACCCAATCGATATGATTGACGGTATTAGCCTTGAAGATTTACTTGAAAAACGCACTGGCAACATGATGCAGCCGCAATTAGCAGAGAAAATTGCTAAAGCAACGCGCAAAGAATTTGCTGAAGGTATTGCGGCTCACGGTACAGACGCATTGCGTTTCACATTAGCAGCATTGGCTTCAAACGGCCGTGATATCAACTGGGATATGAAACGTTTAGAGGGCTACCGTAATTTCTGTAACAAATTATGGAATGCAAGCCGTTTCGTTCTTACGAATGAAAAATTAGATTTAAGCGAAGGCGAGATCGAATTCTCATTAGCGGATCGTTGGATTCAATCAGAATTCAACCGCACAGTGGAAACTTTCCGTAACTCATTAAGCCAATATCGTTTTGACCTTTGTGCCAATGCGATTTATGAGTTTACTTGGAACCAATTCTGTGACTGGTATTTAGAATTGACTAAACCGGTATTTGCCAACGGCAATGCAGCACAAATCCGTGCGGCAAGCCAAACTTTGGTTCATGTGTTAGAAAAATTATTACGTTTAGCACATCCGCTTATTCCATTTATTACCGAAGAAATTTGGCAAAAAGTGAAAGGATTTGTGGGTATTACAGCTGACAGCATTATGTTACAACCATTCCCGAAAGTGGAAGAGAACGGTTTTGATCCAGAAGCAGAAGCTGAAATTGAGTGGTTAAAAGAAGTGATCGTTGCGGTGCGTAATATCCGTGCAGAAAGCAACATCGCACCAAGCAAAGGCTTAGATCTGTTATTCCGTAATTTAAGTGCAGAAAATGCAAAAATTCTCGAAAAACAGACCGCTCTTTTAAAAGCCATGGCGAAATTAGATAACGTTCAAGTGTTAGCGACAAACGAAACCGCACCGCTTGCGGTAGCGAAACTCGTTGGCAATGCTGAATTACTTGTGCCAATGGCCGGCTTTATCAATAAAGAAGCAGAGCTTGCCCGTTTAACCAAAGAGATTGAAAAATATCAAAATGAAGTTAAACGTATCGAAAACAAACTTAGCAACGAAGCTTTCGTGGCTAAAGCGCCTGAAGCGGTGATTGCGAAAGAACGTGAAAAACAAGCAGAATACCAATCTGGATTAGAAAAAATCCAAGAGCAGTATAAAGCGATTGAAGCGTTGTAG
- a CDS encoding FAD-binding and (Fe-S)-binding domain-containing protein, protein MLPRLSNVPQLNNVVSDYLSELQKQHFEGDIASNYADRLSLATDNSVYQQLPQAILFPKSVADVVRITKLANKEKYLHLTFTPRGGGTGTNGQSINNNVIVDLSRHMTGILELNIEERWVRAQAGVVKDQLNQFLKPHGLFFAPELSTSNRATLGGMINTDASGQGSLQYGKTSDHVLALRSVLMNGEILDTSAVKSDDVLENYPLAENGKTLYQTIFQRCKEKRASIIQDLPQLNRFLTGYDLKNVFNNDESEFNLTRILTGSEGSLAFICEAKLNLLPIPKYRTLINVKYSSFDAALRNAPFMVKANALSVETVDSKVLNLAKQDIIWHSVKELLTEEEQNPILGLNIVEYAGNNQAKIDSQVTALCQQLDEKIAQGQDHIIGYQLCSDLPSIERIYAMRKKAVGLLGNAKGAAKPIPFVEDTCVPPEHLADYITEFRALLDSHNLQYGMFGHVDAGVLHVRPALDLCDKEQVKLFKLISDEVAELTVKYGGLLWGEHGKGVRSHYGEKFFTPELWQELRYVKFLFDPNNRLNPGKICTPLNSDAELYSILSPMRADNDRQIPIQMRNEFKGAMNCNGNGLCFNFDEHSIMCPSMKVSKNRVFSPKGRAAMVREWLRLMANENVSPDQLDFHKTQVKLTALVERFRNSVQKWRGEYDFSHEVKVAMDTCLACKACASQCPIKIDVPSFRAKFFHFYHSRYLRPAKDHLVANLEVAAPYMAKQPALFNYFTKLKVTQSLVEKTLGMTDLPLLSEPNLQQQLVEIGYQGKKLEELEGLSATEKANMLFIVQDPYTSYYDAKVVRDFVALTQKLGFEPIILPFKPNGKAMHIKGFLTRFSKTAKTQAEFLNRVAKLNVPLVGVDPAIVLSYRDEYKEALGNSRGDFHVLTAHEWLTNQLESNALQSAVKNIAKSDRTSEWHLFPHCTESTFMPNSPKEWQNIFAQFGQTLKVEKVGCCGMAGVFGHEVQNQTMSKDIYDVSWGKKLQGKDPNHCLATGYSCRSQVKRYEKAILKHPVQALLEVLNN, encoded by the coding sequence ATGTTGCCCCGTCTTTCTAATGTGCCACAACTTAATAACGTGGTAAGTGATTATCTTAGCGAACTCCAAAAACAGCATTTTGAAGGTGATATTGCCTCAAATTATGCCGACCGTTTAAGTCTTGCGACGGATAACAGCGTCTATCAGCAGCTTCCTCAGGCTATTTTATTCCCTAAATCTGTTGCCGATGTAGTACGTATCACCAAATTAGCCAATAAAGAGAAATACCTTCATCTAACCTTTACACCTCGCGGTGGTGGTACGGGCACCAATGGGCAATCTATTAATAACAATGTTATTGTGGATCTCTCTCGCCACATGACAGGCATTTTAGAGCTTAATATAGAAGAACGTTGGGTTCGCGCTCAAGCAGGTGTAGTAAAAGACCAACTAAACCAATTTTTAAAACCTCACGGTTTATTCTTTGCACCGGAACTCTCCACCAGTAATCGAGCAACCCTTGGCGGTATGATTAATACTGATGCCTCTGGTCAAGGTTCATTACAATACGGTAAAACCTCTGATCACGTTTTAGCATTACGTTCTGTTTTGATGAATGGTGAAATATTAGACACAAGTGCGGTCAAATCCGACGATGTTTTAGAAAACTACCCGCTTGCAGAAAATGGAAAAACACTATATCAAACGATTTTCCAACGTTGTAAAGAAAAGCGCGCCTCAATCATTCAAGATTTACCACAACTCAATCGCTTTCTCACTGGTTACGATCTTAAGAATGTCTTTAATAACGATGAAAGTGAATTTAATCTGACCCGAATTTTAACGGGGTCAGAAGGTTCACTTGCGTTTATCTGCGAAGCCAAACTCAATTTATTGCCGATTCCGAAATATCGCACCTTAATTAATGTGAAGTACAGTTCATTTGATGCCGCACTTCGCAATGCGCCTTTTATGGTGAAAGCCAATGCCCTTTCGGTTGAAACCGTCGATTCCAAAGTGCTGAACCTTGCTAAGCAAGATATTATTTGGCATTCAGTGAAAGAACTTTTAACAGAAGAAGAACAAAATCCAATTCTTGGTTTAAACATTGTTGAATATGCGGGCAACAATCAAGCTAAAATCGACAGCCAAGTGACCGCACTGTGTCAGCAATTAGATGAAAAAATTGCACAAGGCCAAGATCATATTATCGGCTATCAACTTTGTTCTGACTTGCCTTCTATTGAACGTATTTACGCCATGCGTAAAAAAGCGGTAGGACTATTGGGGAATGCGAAAGGTGCGGCCAAACCGATTCCTTTTGTGGAAGATACCTGTGTACCACCAGAACATCTTGCAGATTACATTACGGAATTTAGAGCCTTATTAGATAGTCATAATCTGCAATATGGGATGTTTGGCCATGTGGATGCTGGTGTATTACACGTTCGCCCCGCTTTAGACTTATGCGATAAAGAACAAGTAAAACTCTTTAAACTAATTTCAGATGAAGTGGCAGAACTCACCGTAAAATACGGCGGTTTGTTATGGGGGGAACACGGTAAAGGCGTCCGTTCTCATTATGGCGAGAAATTTTTTACACCTGAACTTTGGCAAGAATTACGTTATGTGAAATTTTTATTTGATCCAAATAATCGTCTGAATCCAGGTAAAATCTGTACGCCACTTAATAGCGATGCGGAACTCTATTCGATTCTCTCGCCAATGCGTGCTGACAATGATCGCCAAATCCCGATTCAGATGCGAAACGAATTCAAAGGCGCGATGAATTGTAACGGTAACGGGCTTTGCTTTAACTTTGATGAGCACAGCATTATGTGTCCTTCCATGAAAGTGAGTAAAAACCGCGTATTCTCGCCAAAAGGACGAGCTGCTATGGTGCGTGAATGGTTGCGATTAATGGCGAATGAAAACGTATCACCTGATCAATTAGATTTTCATAAAACACAAGTGAAACTGACCGCACTTGTGGAACGTTTCCGCAATAGCGTGCAGAAATGGCGTGGTGAATATGACTTCTCACATGAAGTAAAAGTAGCAATGGATACTTGTCTGGCGTGTAAAGCCTGTGCAAGTCAATGCCCGATTAAAATTGATGTACCAAGTTTCCGTGCGAAATTTTTCCATTTCTACCACAGTCGTTATTTGCGCCCTGCCAAAGATCATCTTGTGGCGAATTTAGAAGTTGCTGCACCTTATATGGCGAAACAACCGGCATTATTCAATTATTTCACCAAACTGAAAGTTACTCAAAGCTTGGTTGAAAAAACGCTTGGCATGACTGATTTGCCTCTCCTTTCAGAGCCAAACCTTCAACAACAATTAGTGGAAATTGGTTATCAAGGCAAAAAATTAGAAGAATTGGAAGGTCTCAGTGCAACAGAAAAAGCCAATATGCTCTTTATCGTACAAGATCCCTATACCTCTTATTATGATGCTAAAGTGGTCCGTGATTTTGTCGCTCTCACACAAAAACTAGGTTTTGAGCCAATCATTCTGCCTTTTAAACCGAATGGAAAAGCCATGCATATTAAAGGTTTTTTAACTCGCTTTAGTAAAACAGCAAAAACACAAGCGGAGTTTTTAAATCGCGTTGCTAAATTAAATGTGCCTTTGGTCGGTGTAGATCCAGCGATTGTGCTTTCTTATCGAGATGAATATAAAGAGGCCTTAGGGAATTCTCGCGGTGACTTCCATGTGCTCACAGCGCACGAATGGCTGACCAATCAATTAGAAAGTAACGCATTACAAAGTGCGGTGAAAAATATTGCCAAATCTGACCGCACTTCTGAGTGGCATTTATTCCCTCATTGTACTGAATCCACCTTTATGCCAAACAGCCCAAAAGAATGGCAGAATATTTTCGCGCAATTTGGACAAACCTTGAAGGTAGAAAAAGTCGGCTGCTGTGGTATGGCGGGTGTATTTGGTCATGAAGTACAAAATCAAACCATGTCGAAAGATATTTACGACGTATCATGGGGCAAAAAATTACAAGGTAAAGATCCAAATCATTGTCTCGCAACTGGCTATTCCTGCCGTAGCCAAGTGAAGCGATATGAAAAAGCCATCTTGAAACACCCTGTTCAAGCATTGCTTGAAGTATTGAATAACTAG
- the fumC gene encoding class II fumarate hydratase: MAFRIEKDTMGEVQVPADKYWAAQTERSRNNFKIGPAASMPHEIIEAFGYLKKAAAFANCDLGVLPAEKRDLIATACDEILAGKLDDQFPLVIWQTGSGTQSNMNVNEVVANRAHVLHGGKLGEKSFIHPNDDVNKSQSSNDTFPTAMHIAAYKKVVEHTIPCVERLQKTFAKKSAEFKDVVKIGRTHLMDATPLTLGQEFSAYAAQLDFGLRALRNTLPHLSQLALGGTAVGTGLNTPKGYDVKVADYIAKFTGLPFVTAENKFEALAAHDAIVETHGAIKQLAMSLFKIANDIRLLASGPRSGIGEILIPENEPGSSIMPGKVNPTQCEALTMVCAQVFGNDTTISFVGSQGHFQLNVFNPVMVANFLQSAQLLGDACVSFDEHCATGIQPNYPRIKQQLENSLMLVTALNTHIGYENAAKIAKTAHKNGTTLREEAINLGLVSAEDFDKWVRPEDMVGSLK; the protein is encoded by the coding sequence ATGGCATTTCGTATTGAAAAAGACACTATGGGCGAAGTTCAAGTTCCTGCAGATAAATACTGGGCAGCACAAACCGAACGTTCCCGTAACAACTTCAAAATTGGTCCGGCAGCCTCTATGCCGCACGAAATTATTGAAGCGTTCGGTTATTTGAAAAAAGCCGCTGCTTTCGCAAACTGCGATTTAGGTGTATTACCTGCAGAAAAACGTGATTTAATCGCAACTGCCTGTGATGAAATCCTTGCAGGAAAATTAGACGACCAATTCCCATTAGTCATTTGGCAAACCGGTTCAGGTACACAATCAAACATGAACGTGAACGAAGTAGTGGCAAACCGTGCTCACGTTTTACATGGTGGTAAATTAGGTGAAAAATCATTTATCCACCCAAATGATGATGTGAACAAATCCCAATCTTCAAATGATACTTTCCCAACTGCAATGCACATTGCGGCATACAAAAAAGTAGTTGAACACACCATTCCTTGTGTAGAACGTTTACAAAAAACTTTCGCTAAAAAATCAGCGGAATTTAAAGATGTGGTAAAAATTGGCCGTACTCACTTAATGGATGCAACCCCATTAACATTAGGTCAAGAATTCTCTGCTTATGCAGCACAATTGGATTTCGGTTTACGTGCACTGAGAAATACTCTTCCACACTTAAGCCAATTAGCACTTGGTGGTACTGCAGTAGGTACTGGTTTAAATACACCAAAAGGCTATGATGTGAAAGTGGCAGATTACATTGCAAAATTCACTGGCTTACCATTCGTGACAGCAGAAAACAAATTTGAAGCATTAGCTGCACACGATGCGATTGTGGAAACTCACGGTGCAATTAAACAATTAGCGATGAGCTTATTCAAAATTGCAAACGACATTCGTTTATTAGCATCAGGACCTCGTTCTGGTATCGGTGAAATCTTAATTCCTGAAAATGAACCAGGTTCTTCAATCATGCCGGGTAAAGTGAACCCAACTCAATGTGAAGCATTAACCATGGTATGTGCACAAGTATTCGGTAACGATACCACTATCTCTTTCGTTGGCTCACAAGGTCACTTCCAATTAAACGTATTTAACCCTGTCATGGTGGCAAATTTCTTACAATCTGCACAATTATTGGGTGATGCTTGCGTATCATTTGATGAACACTGCGCAACCGGTATTCAACCAAACTACCCTCGCATTAAACAACAATTGGAAAATTCATTGATGTTAGTAACCGCACTTAATACACACATTGGTTACGAAAAT
- a CDS encoding DNA polymerase III subunit chi, with translation MAKNAQFYLLNPEKKITVEQLACDLAAQAWRLGKRVLIACETEEQAFLIDEALWQRDPNEFVPHNLSGEATQYAPPIEISWKGKRNAQRRDLLINLQMEVPDFSHSFTQLIDFVPVEETQKAQARERYKQLRQLGWTLSTEQV, from the coding sequence ATGGCAAAAAACGCACAATTTTATCTCTTAAATCCAGAAAAGAAGATAACAGTTGAGCAACTTGCCTGTGATCTTGCCGCTCAAGCATGGCGTTTAGGCAAGCGAGTGTTAATCGCTTGCGAAACAGAAGAGCAAGCATTTTTAATTGATGAAGCATTATGGCAACGGGATCCAAATGAGTTTGTTCCTCATAATCTTTCGGGCGAAGCAACACAATATGCACCGCCAATTGAGATTAGTTGGAAAGGCAAACGCAATGCCCAACGTCGAGATTTGCTGATCAATTTACAAATGGAAGTGCCGGATTTTAGCCACAGCTTTACACAATTAATTGATTTTGTACCGGTAGAAGAAACGCAAAAAGCCCAAGCGCGTGAACGTTATAAACAACTGAGACAGTTAGGCTGGACGTTGAGCACGGAGCAGGTATAA